The Planctellipticum variicoloris DNA window CGGCTATGACCGTCGCGCCGCGCAGCCGCTGCTGGCCACTGTCTTCGGCTTCGTGCTGCTGGCCGGCCTGATGCTGGTTCTGCGGGACTGGAAGGCCTTGAAGACTGCCGACGGCGAAGCCGCGCCGGCCATCGTTCAGTTCCTGCCGACGCCCGAAGGGATCGACGCCAATCCGCTGAGCCGGCCAGTCAACGGAGATCTGGGGACGTTGCAAGGGGTCGGGCGATCGCTGTTCGGCGATTATCTGTACGCCGTCGAACTTGCCGGGACGATTCTGCTGATCGCCACGATCGGCGCCATTGCACTTGCGCCGCGTCGTGCACAGGGGACGCTATGACATCCAGTCTGGAAAGCAACCTGGTTCTGGGGGCGATCCTGTTTGTGCTCGGGGCGATCGGGTTTCTGACCCGTCGCAACCTGATCCTGATCATGCTCTCCGCCGAGCTGATGCTGCACGGCGTTTCGATCAATCTGCTGGCGTTCGGCCAGTACCACGGGAATTCGCAGGGGCAGTCGTTCACGGTTTTCGTGCTGACGATCGCCGCCTGCGAAGCGGGCCTGGGGCTGTCGCTGATTCTGGGGATGTACCGGCGGAAGAAGTCGCTGGACGTGAACCTGTGGACGAATCTGGGCGAACCCGATCTGCCGCGGCTGGCTGACGACACGTATCCGCCGGCTCCTGCGGCGCTCGAAGAGCCTCTGCCGCACCTCGCCGTGGCGGGGCGCATGCCGGCCTATCCGACAACCCCGCGTTCGACCTTGCCGACCAAGCCCTGAAGATCGTCAGACGGGCCACGCTGACGGCGGAGAAGTTCTCCGTCGCTCGGGGCCGCCTCTGGCAGGAGAACGATCCTCGTGTTCGAATGGCTTCACAATAACGCCCTCTGGCTGATTCCGGCGGCCCCGCTGCTGGCCAGCTTGTGGATTGTG harbors:
- the nuoK gene encoding NADH-quinone oxidoreductase subunit NuoK: MTSSLESNLVLGAILFVLGAIGFLTRRNLILIMLSAELMLHGVSINLLAFGQYHGNSQGQSFTVFVLTIAACEAGLGLSLILGMYRRKKSLDVNLWTNLGEPDLPRLADDTYPPAPAALEEPLPHLAVAGRMPAYPTTPRSTLPTKP